Proteins found in one Bremerella volcania genomic segment:
- the nrfD gene encoding NrfD/PsrC family molybdoenzyme membrane anchor subunit codes for MATVNEVIDTTIDDPGNRTPLVIGGHDYGSITRLVCGINESKTPIAWYIGMLMSLSLLGMLGALVGYLIFTGVGVWGNNNPVYWGFPIVNFVFWVGIGHAGTLISAILFIFRQNWRTSINRFAEAMTIFAVVCAGLFPAIHIGRVWVFYWLFPLPSLQLAMWPQFRSPLLWDVFAVSTYATVSLIFWYTGMIPDLATLRDRTNNKILRIVYSILSLGWTGSARAWSRYEKAYTLFAALAAPLVLSVHTIVSFDFAVSQLPGWHTTIFPPYFVAGAVFSGFGMVLTLMVPARQWFGLKDVVTLRHLENVCKILLATGSMVGYAYAMEFFIAWYGGNMYEGFAFINRAFGPYWWAYWIMVSCNVISPQLFWFKVCRTTPWLMFVISIFVNIGMWFERFVITVTSLARDFLPSSWGMFEPTPVDYGMLIGSFGLFFTLFLLFVRFGPIVAMAEVKSVMPHPHSPVHDDPQAAADHA; via the coding sequence ATGGCCACCGTAAACGAAGTCATTGACACCACAATCGACGATCCGGGCAACCGAACGCCGCTTGTGATTGGCGGGCACGACTACGGCTCGATTACCCGGTTGGTGTGCGGCATCAACGAGAGCAAGACCCCCATCGCCTGGTATATCGGCATGTTAATGTCGCTAAGCCTGCTAGGCATGTTGGGCGCCTTGGTCGGTTACCTGATCTTCACGGGCGTCGGTGTCTGGGGTAACAACAACCCGGTCTACTGGGGCTTCCCGATCGTGAACTTCGTGTTCTGGGTCGGTATCGGTCACGCCGGGACGCTGATTTCGGCCATTTTGTTCATCTTCCGTCAGAACTGGCGAACGAGTATCAATCGTTTCGCGGAAGCCATGACGATCTTCGCGGTCGTGTGTGCTGGCCTCTTCCCGGCCATTCACATCGGTCGTGTCTGGGTCTTCTACTGGTTGTTCCCCCTGCCGAGTTTGCAGCTGGCCATGTGGCCACAGTTCCGCAGCCCGCTGCTGTGGGACGTGTTCGCCGTTTCGACGTACGCGACCGTCTCGTTGATCTTCTGGTACACCGGTATGATTCCGGATCTGGCAACTTTGCGAGATCGTACCAATAACAAGATCCTTCGCATCGTCTACTCGATCCTGTCGCTCGGCTGGACCGGTTCGGCCCGTGCCTGGTCGCGGTATGAAAAGGCTTACACACTGTTCGCTGCCCTGGCGGCTCCGCTCGTCCTTTCGGTGCATACGATCGTTAGTTTCGACTTTGCCGTTTCGCAGCTTCCCGGTTGGCATACGACCATCTTCCCGCCCTACTTCGTCGCTGGTGCGGTGTTCTCTGGGTTTGGGATGGTGTTGACGCTGATGGTTCCGGCCCGCCAATGGTTCGGCCTGAAAGACGTCGTGACGCTGCGTCACCTGGAAAACGTCTGCAAGATTTTGCTGGCGACCGGTTCGATGGTCGGTTACGCCTACGCGATGGAATTCTTCATCGCCTGGTATGGCGGCAACATGTACGAAGGCTTCGCATTCATCAACCGTGCATTTGGCCCTTACTGGTGGGCTTACTGGATCATGGTTTCCTGCAATGTGATCAGCCCGCAGTTGTTCTGGTTTAAGGTTTGTCGCACGACACCATGGCTGATGTTCGTGATCAGTATTTTCGTGAACATCGGGATGTGGTTCGAGCGATTCGTGATTACGGTCACCTCGCTGGCCCGTGACTTCCTGCCTTCCTCGTGGGGCATGTTCGAGCCAACGCCGGTCGACTACGGAATGCTGATCGGCAGTTTTGGGTTGTTCTTCACCCTGTTTCTGCTGTTCGTCCGTTTCGGTCCGATCGTCGCGATGGCGGAAGTCAAATCGGTCATGCCCCACCCGCATTCGCCGGTTCACGACGATCCCCAAGCAGCAGCAGACCACGCGTAA
- a CDS encoding ATP-binding protein produces MPQTSHFDNGPHLLEGRKARLTINTAWLIKLRWVAAFGQWITIATAMFLLGIEIRWQPLATIIFLTASSNLLLTYLFESLRSRDLKSLTAWETLLFAVMLMDLGFLTAMLYFTGGITNPFAVFYLVNLALAAIVLTPKNTGILALVTVGCIGLLLLVSYPFPFLGSWQIENLATSTIPVHVLLAGTSVALVTCAMVVVYFTTRLNVELQRKEASLRLNEIKQARSEKLEALGTLAAGAAHELSTPLATIAVVAKEVQRELAQVEVAAEIKEDISLIRSELDRCRAILDQMSTDAGQATGEPIVRFTASKLLEEVTERFDIQHRNRISIDHNIPEVEINAPLHLLSQAIRGLVKNALDATPAGQSIQLNLGTTKDSMIVSIRDRGMGMPPHILARIGEPFFTTKEPGSGTGLGVFLAKNVVEKLNGEVTIDSVPDQGTTVIVRIPSIPSINNEKTPPNSRRD; encoded by the coding sequence ATGCCGCAAACCTCCCATTTTGATAACGGTCCGCATCTTCTGGAAGGGCGTAAGGCTCGGCTTACGATCAATACGGCCTGGCTGATCAAATTGCGGTGGGTGGCAGCATTCGGTCAGTGGATCACCATTGCCACGGCCATGTTTCTGCTGGGTATCGAGATTCGCTGGCAGCCGCTGGCTACAATCATCTTTTTAACCGCCAGCAGTAACTTACTGCTCACCTATTTATTCGAGTCACTCCGCTCGCGCGACCTGAAAAGCCTGACGGCCTGGGAAACGCTGCTCTTCGCGGTGATGTTGATGGACCTGGGTTTTCTGACCGCGATGCTTTACTTTACGGGAGGGATTACCAACCCGTTTGCTGTGTTTTACCTGGTGAATCTGGCCCTGGCGGCGATCGTACTCACCCCGAAAAACACCGGGATCCTGGCTTTGGTAACCGTGGGGTGTATCGGTCTGCTGTTGTTAGTGAGCTACCCATTCCCGTTCTTGGGAAGTTGGCAAATCGAGAATCTCGCGACGAGTACGATCCCTGTCCATGTTCTTCTGGCAGGGACCTCCGTGGCATTGGTAACTTGTGCCATGGTCGTGGTCTACTTCACGACTCGTCTGAATGTCGAGCTACAGCGAAAAGAAGCCAGCTTGCGACTCAACGAGATAAAGCAGGCCCGCAGCGAAAAGCTGGAGGCTTTAGGCACTTTGGCTGCGGGGGCTGCTCACGAACTATCGACCCCTCTGGCCACCATTGCCGTGGTCGCGAAAGAGGTCCAACGGGAACTGGCACAAGTCGAAGTTGCTGCCGAGATTAAAGAAGACATCTCGCTCATTCGCAGTGAACTTGATCGATGTCGGGCGATTCTCGATCAGATGTCAACCGACGCCGGGCAGGCTACGGGAGAACCAATCGTCCGCTTTACGGCAAGCAAGCTCCTGGAAGAAGTCACCGAAAGGTTTGATATCCAGCATAGAAACCGCATTAGTATCGATCACAATATCCCCGAAGTGGAGATAAACGCACCGCTTCACCTCCTTTCCCAGGCCATTCGCGGACTGGTAAAGAATGCCCTCGATGCAACACCGGCAGGGCAGTCAATTCAACTGAATCTTGGCACCACGAAAGATAGCATGATCGTGTCGATCCGAGATCGCGGCATGGGAATGCCACCTCATATTTTGGCTCGCATCGGCGAACCCTTCTTTACCACGAAAGAACCAGGTTCTGGCACCGGGCTGGGCGTGTTCCTGGCGAAAAACGTGGTCGAAAAATTGAACGGGGAGGTCACGATCGACTCGGTTCCAGACCAGGGAACAACGGTAATTGTGCGTATCCCTAGCATCCCGTCGATAAATAATGAAAAAACCCCGCCGAACTCTCGCCGTGACTGA
- a CDS encoding cytochrome c3 family protein yields MDRFLFPRWVNKFVPLMFGVVLVGAAYGGSVLFVTTSPEILNRGYRPEQPVPFSHKLHAGRLKMDCRYCHNTVEKASHAAVPPTETCGNCHSGADSSGATKYAAVHATSVALEPVRESLATGESIDWTRVHNLPDFVYFNHSAHVTQGVSCVECHGRVDKMDVVQVVEPISMSWCLECHRDPDTHIRPADEVTNLAWGTEAGGNAMSDEEKRLLGKQLREELNINPSTNCSTCHR; encoded by the coding sequence ATGGACCGCTTTCTATTTCCCAGATGGGTAAATAAGTTCGTACCACTGATGTTTGGCGTTGTCCTCGTTGGGGCCGCCTACGGTGGATCCGTGCTTTTTGTCACCACGTCGCCCGAGATTCTCAATCGGGGCTATCGACCTGAGCAGCCAGTTCCTTTTAGCCACAAGCTTCATGCTGGGCGTTTGAAGATGGACTGTCGCTACTGCCACAATACGGTCGAAAAGGCCAGTCATGCGGCTGTCCCGCCGACTGAAACTTGCGGTAACTGCCACAGCGGTGCCGACTCGAGCGGTGCGACCAAGTACGCCGCGGTGCACGCCACGAGCGTCGCGCTGGAGCCGGTTCGCGAGAGCCTGGCGACCGGCGAATCGATCGATTGGACGCGGGTGCACAACCTGCCTGACTTCGTTTACTTCAATCATAGCGCTCACGTGACCCAAGGGGTTTCGTGCGTTGAGTGTCACGGCCGGGTCGACAAGATGGACGTCGTCCAGGTTGTTGAACCCATCTCCATGTCCTGGTGCTTGGAATGCCATCGCGATCCCGACACGCATATCCGTCCAGCCGACGAAGTCACGAACCTTGCTTGGGGTACCGAGGCAGGCGGCAACGCCATGTCAGACGAAGAAAAGCGTCTGCTCGGCAAGCAACTTCGTGAAGAGTTGAACATTAACCCATCGACTAACTGCTCGACATGTCATCGATAA
- a CDS encoding quinol:electron acceptor oxidoreductase subunit ActD — MSQEANNTEPKLIGLMAQFDDPDSLLAACEKVRKAGYTKTDAYTPFPLHGIDEALGIKPTILPWIVLMLGIMGGFAGLGLQYITNADWYPFIISAKPVWSLPANIPVIFELVILHAAFAVFIGMLFLNKLPTFSNPLFRVPEFARATDDKFFLTIDVNDEKYKPNKTRDLLDGLIGQTDVIEVFEDPSPAELPKIIKFVGIGVAVVALVPPLLLWRAYYQTSTVPRINPIRDMDVQLRGDTQTVSPVFADGRTMRPRIPGTVARGEWVDPIMLTGIVPETGEQNVLFLQDEEATEEGTKKPAEEENPADDKPAEEKPADEKPEADKPMAEAKPAQDKPADANPADAKPAEGEAPAQPEEPEPNWVKIAPINVTRATLERGRNRYNIYCSVCHGLAGDGDGLVSQRALQLEQPTWIPPTNLHTDYLLTQPDGKIYNTITHGIRKMKGYGDQIPAEDRWAIVTYVRALQKTRTGTPEEIPAVEMKELEIKGQ; from the coding sequence ATGTCACAAGAAGCGAACAACACGGAACCCAAGCTGATCGGGCTGATGGCGCAGTTCGACGACCCCGACTCCTTGTTGGCGGCGTGCGAAAAAGTGCGAAAGGCCGGTTACACCAAGACCGATGCCTATACGCCTTTCCCTCTGCATGGCATCGACGAAGCGCTTGGGATCAAACCGACCATCTTGCCATGGATCGTGCTGATGCTCGGTATCATGGGTGGATTCGCAGGCCTCGGTCTGCAGTACATTACCAATGCTGACTGGTATCCGTTCATCATTTCGGCCAAACCTGTCTGGAGCTTGCCGGCCAACATTCCGGTGATCTTTGAGCTGGTCATTTTGCACGCGGCCTTCGCCGTTTTCATCGGTATGCTGTTTTTGAACAAGCTACCGACCTTCTCGAATCCGTTGTTCCGCGTGCCTGAGTTTGCTCGAGCAACCGACGACAAGTTTTTCCTGACGATCGACGTCAATGACGAAAAATACAAGCCTAACAAGACCCGTGATCTACTCGATGGTCTCATCGGTCAAACGGATGTGATCGAGGTCTTCGAAGATCCGAGCCCAGCTGAACTTCCGAAAATCATCAAGTTCGTTGGTATCGGTGTGGCGGTGGTTGCTCTGGTTCCGCCGCTGCTGCTGTGGCGAGCCTATTACCAGACCTCGACCGTTCCACGCATCAATCCGATTCGTGACATGGACGTCCAGCTTCGTGGCGACACACAGACGGTCAGCCCCGTCTTCGCCGACGGCCGCACCATGCGTCCTCGCATTCCAGGCACCGTTGCTCGCGGCGAATGGGTCGATCCGATCATGCTGACTGGTATCGTGCCGGAAACAGGCGAGCAGAACGTACTCTTCCTGCAGGACGAAGAAGCCACTGAAGAAGGTACCAAGAAACCTGCTGAAGAAGAAAATCCAGCTGACGACAAACCGGCGGAAGAGAAACCCGCCGACGAAAAGCCTGAAGCTGACAAGCCCATGGCGGAAGCCAAGCCAGCCCAGGACAAACCAGCGGACGCGAATCCCGCTGATGCTAAGCCAGCCGAAGGCGAAGCACCTGCTCAGCCTGAGGAACCGGAACCGAACTGGGTGAAGATCGCTCCGATCAACGTGACCCGGGCAACGCTTGAGCGAGGACGCAACCGCTACAACATCTACTGCTCCGTATGTCACGGTCTGGCAGGGGACGGCGACGGGCTGGTCTCGCAGCGAGCTCTGCAACTGGAGCAGCCTACCTGGATTCCTCCGACGAATTTGCATACCGATTACCTGCTTACCCAGCCTGATGGCAAGATCTACAACACCATCACGCATGGCATTCGCAAGATGAAAGGTTACGGCGACCAGATTCCCGCTGAGGATCGCTGGGCGATTGTGACTTATGTTCGAGCCTTGCAGAAGACACGAACAGGTACGCCGGAAGAGATTCCAGCCGTTGAGATGAAAGAACTGGAAATTAAAGGTCAGTAA
- a CDS encoding TAT-variant-translocated molybdopterin oxidoreductase, with translation MPENKKPKYWRSLGELEGTPEFEQFLRQEFPEAAEVAPTGMPRRRWMQLMGASLALATGAAGCRYPEEEVVGFRYPEEEIAPFSRRPEGRIPGKPEKFATTLTVAGKTCPVVATSYDGRPIKIDGNQMHPMVAGADTYSQATLLHLYDPDRSQYPIERDVNGQHSRSWDEFAVWWKEQSKKLEGGNSSKLAILHQTNTSPTVLAQMNEVAKKFPQAKWYQYESITGNTTLGTELAFGKKLRPLLNLEAADIVVDLSADVLGSHVTHGVNNQGFAKRRAPEDGPMSRLYVVESRFSVTGIAADHRLAVAASLMPSFVADLEQKLEAALESGETKEKPAEKIDIVITAMVNDLISHKGKSLVVGGESLDAETQARIWRINSKLENLGKTVSFIEEPKLARDNVGSIEDLTAAMNAGQVDTVLFLGGNPVYDAPADVDLVAAMDKTNTQVYYGDYETETSKMSSWHLPASHGLEQWGDALAYDGSFCIAQPLISPIFKTKNPIEFLSLIAGSPISETLEAVKQTVTTAFSSSASEAAWTKVLHDGFIADSAPKAVSVTINDSLDLGNVSVSTWRAGLGEAYDLIFHPGAGTYDGRFANNGWLQELPEPITKVTWDNVVTMSPKTAEENGVQQAELVELSANGKTVTLPVYIQPGQAHGTLAVGLGYGRTHAGAVGGNVDEDIAPVGVDVGPLRTKETMNLATGATFKGTGKQFKLATTQDHFAIDLLGMREIGRRVGELVREGTVEEYEHHPDFAKHIVHHPPLESLWEEQEWMKESYDGHAWGMSIDLTKCTGCNACTIACQSENNIPIVGKEAVSVGREMHWIRVDRYFSGDMEDPKAVSQPVTCQQCETAPCESVCPVAATVHSDEGLNDMVYNRCIGTRYCGNNCPYKVRRFNYLDWRASDHRFEAGNQELAKLIFNPEVTVRNRGVMEKCTYCVQRIQNTKIEAKADRRAIGPNEIQVACQEACASNAIEFGDLNNPESNVAKAHANPRSYSMLVELNTKPRTRYLARITNPHPWLAPEVTDHGEHGHDDESDHGHEHAEGDHDHDHAKEEEKH, from the coding sequence ATGCCTGAGAACAAAAAACCGAAATACTGGCGTAGCCTCGGCGAGCTCGAGGGAACTCCTGAATTCGAGCAGTTCCTGCGACAGGAATTTCCGGAAGCTGCTGAAGTGGCCCCTACCGGAATGCCGCGTCGCCGCTGGATGCAGCTGATGGGTGCTTCACTGGCCCTGGCCACCGGTGCCGCTGGCTGCCGCTACCCAGAAGAAGAAGTGGTTGGCTTCCGCTATCCAGAAGAAGAGATCGCACCTTTCTCGCGACGCCCTGAAGGCCGCATTCCTGGTAAGCCAGAGAAGTTCGCCACGACGCTGACCGTCGCTGGCAAGACCTGCCCCGTTGTCGCTACCAGCTACGATGGTCGCCCGATCAAGATCGACGGCAACCAGATGCACCCGATGGTCGCTGGTGCCGATACGTACTCTCAGGCCACGCTTCTGCATCTGTACGATCCCGACCGCAGCCAATACCCGATTGAGCGAGACGTCAACGGTCAGCATTCGCGATCGTGGGACGAATTCGCCGTCTGGTGGAAAGAGCAGTCCAAGAAGTTGGAAGGGGGCAACTCGTCGAAGCTTGCCATCCTGCACCAGACCAACACTTCGCCGACCGTTCTCGCCCAGATGAACGAAGTGGCTAAGAAATTCCCACAAGCCAAGTGGTACCAGTACGAATCGATCACCGGCAACACCACGCTGGGAACAGAACTGGCCTTCGGCAAAAAGCTGCGTCCGCTGCTGAATCTCGAGGCGGCCGATATCGTGGTCGACCTGAGTGCCGACGTTCTGGGTAGCCATGTAACCCATGGCGTGAACAATCAAGGCTTCGCCAAGCGACGTGCTCCTGAAGATGGCCCAATGAGCCGTCTTTATGTCGTCGAAAGCCGTTTCTCGGTCACCGGCATTGCCGCCGATCACCGCCTGGCAGTGGCTGCTTCGCTGATGCCCAGCTTCGTGGCTGATCTGGAGCAGAAGCTTGAAGCGGCTCTTGAAAGTGGCGAAACCAAAGAGAAGCCAGCCGAGAAGATCGACATTGTGATCACCGCCATGGTGAACGACTTGATCAGCCATAAGGGCAAGAGCCTGGTCGTCGGTGGTGAGTCGCTCGACGCCGAAACCCAGGCACGCATCTGGCGGATCAACAGCAAGCTGGAAAACCTCGGCAAGACGGTTTCCTTCATCGAAGAGCCCAAGCTGGCTCGCGACAACGTCGGATCGATTGAAGATCTGACCGCGGCGATGAACGCCGGTCAAGTCGATACGGTCCTCTTCCTGGGTGGCAACCCTGTCTACGATGCACCGGCCGACGTTGATTTGGTTGCCGCCATGGACAAGACCAATACCCAGGTCTACTACGGCGACTATGAGACCGAGACTTCGAAGATGTCTTCGTGGCATCTGCCTGCTTCGCATGGGCTGGAACAGTGGGGAGATGCACTCGCTTACGATGGCAGCTTCTGCATCGCTCAGCCACTGATCTCGCCGATCTTCAAGACGAAGAACCCGATCGAGTTCCTGAGCTTGATCGCTGGTTCCCCGATCAGCGAAACGCTGGAAGCCGTCAAGCAAACCGTCACCACCGCGTTCTCCAGCTCAGCGAGCGAAGCTGCCTGGACCAAGGTACTGCACGACGGATTCATCGCCGATTCCGCCCCAAAAGCGGTCAGCGTCACGATCAACGACTCGCTGGATCTGGGCAACGTCTCGGTTTCCACTTGGCGAGCCGGTCTGGGCGAAGCCTACGATCTGATCTTCCATCCCGGTGCCGGCACTTACGATGGTCGCTTCGCCAACAACGGTTGGCTGCAGGAACTGCCCGAACCGATCACCAAGGTGACCTGGGACAACGTCGTCACCATGAGCCCCAAGACGGCCGAAGAAAACGGCGTCCAACAGGCAGAACTGGTGGAACTGTCGGCCAATGGTAAAACGGTCACCTTGCCCGTTTACATTCAGCCAGGTCAGGCACACGGCACACTCGCCGTCGGACTTGGTTACGGTCGCACGCATGCTGGTGCCGTCGGTGGCAACGTCGATGAAGACATCGCACCGGTCGGGGTCGACGTTGGTCCGCTTCGCACCAAAGAGACGATGAACCTGGCCACAGGTGCCACGTTCAAAGGGACCGGCAAGCAGTTCAAACTGGCCACCACTCAAGACCACTTTGCGATCGACCTGCTCGGTATGCGAGAGATCGGTCGTCGCGTTGGTGAACTGGTTCGCGAAGGGACCGTCGAAGAGTACGAACATCATCCAGACTTCGCCAAGCACATCGTTCACCATCCGCCGCTTGAATCCCTGTGGGAAGAACAAGAGTGGATGAAGGAATCGTACGACGGTCATGCTTGGGGTATGTCGATCGACCTGACCAAGTGCACCGGCTGCAATGCCTGTACGATTGCCTGCCAGTCGGAAAACAACATTCCGATCGTCGGTAAGGAAGCGGTCTCGGTTGGTCGTGAGATGCACTGGATTCGCGTCGATCGCTACTTCAGCGGCGACATGGAAGATCCCAAGGCCGTCTCGCAGCCGGTTACCTGTCAGCAGTGCGAAACAGCTCCGTGCGAAAGCGTTTGCCCGGTTGCCGCCACCGTCCACAGCGACGAAGGCCTCAACGACATGGTCTACAACCGCTGTATCGGTACGCGTTACTGCGGTAACAACTGCCCGTACAAAGTTCGCCGCTTCAACTACCTGGACTGGCGTGCCAGCGATCATCGCTTTGAAGCCGGCAACCAGGAGTTGGCCAAGCTGATCTTCAACCCCGAGGTTACCGTTCGTAATCGCGGCGTGATGGAGAAGTGCACCTACTGCGTGCAGCGAATCCAAAACACAAAGATCGAAGCCAAAGCCGATCGCCGAGCCATCGGACCGAACGAAATTCAGGTCGCCTGCCAAGAGGCCTGTGCGTCGAACGCGATCGAGTTTGGTGACCTTAACAATCCGGAAAGCAACGTTGCCAAGGCACACGCCAATCCGCGTTCGTATTCGATGCTCGTCGAGTTGAATACCAAGCCTCGCACGCGTTACCTAGCTCGGATCACCAACCCGCATCCCTGGTTGGCCCCGGAAGTCACCGACCACGGTGAGCACGGTCATGATGATGAGTCCGACCACGGACACGAGCATGCCGAAGGTGATCACGATCACGACCACGCCAAAGAAGAAGAGAAGCACTAG
- a CDS encoding SCO family protein gives MTIRWMWAVVFCLVLANSVRAQIDETPDAVDGLGVTEHLNEQLPLETQFTDDRGALIRLGDYFDGEKPVILSLNYSNCPMLCQQQLNGLVMTLSEMDASVGEDFHVVSISIDPRESYQKASKTRLRYYQEYDRPGTADGWHFLVGDVTSIMAVAKATGFQYRYVPERKEYAHNAVLMLCTPDGRISRYIYGVQFDEPTLRLSLVEASEGKIGTTVDQIILTCFMYDETAGRYGPQAFRLMQLGAFTTVACLAIGLIPFWVLRRRTAGVDAKFNSNSMDGHLPSNAT, from the coding sequence GTGACAATTCGTTGGATGTGGGCAGTCGTTTTCTGCTTGGTATTGGCCAACTCGGTGAGGGCTCAGATTGATGAGACTCCCGATGCCGTCGATGGGCTTGGTGTAACTGAGCACTTAAACGAACAGCTGCCTCTAGAAACACAGTTCACGGATGATCGCGGTGCTTTGATTCGTTTGGGCGACTACTTTGACGGCGAGAAGCCGGTCATCCTATCGCTCAATTACTCGAATTGCCCGATGCTTTGCCAGCAACAGCTGAACGGTCTCGTGATGACCTTAAGCGAAATGGATGCCAGCGTCGGAGAAGACTTTCACGTGGTTTCGATCAGCATCGACCCACGCGAGTCTTACCAAAAAGCAAGCAAGACAAGGTTGCGCTACTACCAGGAATACGATCGCCCAGGCACCGCCGATGGGTGGCACTTTCTGGTTGGAGACGTCACGTCGATTATGGCCGTTGCCAAGGCGACTGGGTTTCAATATCGCTATGTCCCCGAGCGAAAAGAATACGCCCACAATGCCGTGCTAATGTTGTGCACGCCGGACGGGCGAATTTCTCGCTACATTTACGGCGTTCAATTCGACGAGCCAACCCTGCGGTTGTCTCTAGTCGAAGCGAGTGAAGGCAAGATCGGGACGACTGTCGATCAGATCATCCTGACCTGCTTCATGTACGACGAAACGGCGGGGCGATACGGCCCCCAGGCCTTCCGATTGATGCAACTAGGAGCGTTCACCACGGTGGCCTGCCTGGCAATCGGATTGATTCCGTTCTGGGTCCTCCGGCGTAGAACAGCGGGCGTAGACGCGAAGTTTAATTCCAATTCGATGGACGGTCACCTTCCGTCCAATGCGACTTAA
- a CDS encoding response regulator transcription factor, with amino-acid sequence MTRPTILLVDDDDILRNRLTRAFSSRGFDVYSAKTKEDAVAQAQEAQPDRAVLDLKMPETSGIEVLKDLLKVSPLTQAVILTGYGSITNAVEAVRLGAVNYLTKPADVDEILAAFDNQESAAPESNAQTYNPQSLAEAEWEHIHRVLNDCGGNLSEAARLLDIPRRTLQRKLKKLAP; translated from the coding sequence ATGACGCGACCTACAATCCTCCTCGTCGATGACGACGATATCTTGCGGAACCGATTGACCCGAGCGTTTTCGTCGCGGGGTTTCGACGTCTACTCCGCCAAGACTAAAGAGGATGCGGTTGCACAAGCCCAAGAGGCTCAACCGGATCGCGCAGTTCTCGACTTGAAGATGCCAGAGACTTCCGGCATTGAAGTTCTCAAAGATCTTCTTAAAGTATCTCCTTTAACACAGGCCGTTATCCTGACGGGATACGGCAGCATTACCAATGCAGTTGAAGCCGTACGGCTGGGTGCGGTTAACTACCTGACCAAGCCCGCCGATGTGGATGAAATATTGGCTGCTTTTGACAACCAAGAATCGGCCGCGCCGGAATCCAACGCCCAAACTTACAACCCACAATCCCTTGCCGAAGCCGAGTGGGAACATATTCACCGGGTCCTGAATGACTGCGGTGGTAACCTCTCGGAAGCGGCGAGATTGCTAGATATCCCTCGGAGAACGCTGCAGCGAAAGCTGAAGAAGCTTGCTCCCTAA
- a CDS encoding quinol:cytochrome C oxidoreductase has translation MTDDESIRLNPAWQSVRLVAMAVGVLALLLAMGIGMTQETSSYFFHSYLTSFVYFLSISLGALFFVPIHHLTRAGWSVVVRRVAELLSQNLIPMAILFLVILFPVLFGSHTLFEWNDPAKWEVGSAEYDQLIAHKSGYLNSIFFTIRAIIYFGTWICIARYFFLNSLAQDGNGDKQITLKLQKWSSLAVVLFALTVTFASFDWLMSLDPHWFSTIFGVYFFAGSALSFFAFMTVVIFLLQQDGKMANIVTKEHYHDLGKYTFGFTLFWGYIAFSQFLLIWYANIPEETGWYLRRQENGWAIVAIMLIFGHFFIPFFGVMSRHIRRNKYILTGWAVFILVMHYVDLYYIVMPQVAHGTAAPNFGLIDVCCIVGIGGLYISSLIWFATDKPLVPVKDPRLSESLALQNH, from the coding sequence GTGACGGACGACGAATCGATCCGCCTCAATCCGGCTTGGCAGTCGGTGCGACTGGTCGCGATGGCGGTTGGCGTCTTGGCGCTGCTGCTGGCCATGGGAATTGGAATGACGCAGGAGACTTCTTCCTACTTTTTCCATTCCTACCTGACTAGTTTCGTCTACTTCCTGAGCATCTCACTGGGGGCTTTGTTCTTCGTTCCCATCCACCACCTCACCCGGGCTGGCTGGAGTGTCGTCGTACGACGCGTGGCGGAACTACTAAGCCAGAACCTGATCCCTATGGCGATCTTGTTCCTGGTGATTCTATTTCCCGTGCTCTTTGGTAGTCACACGCTGTTCGAATGGAATGATCCTGCGAAATGGGAAGTTGGCTCGGCCGAGTACGATCAGTTGATCGCTCATAAGTCGGGCTACTTGAATTCGATCTTCTTCACGATCCGAGCAATCATTTACTTTGGTACCTGGATCTGCATTGCCCGTTATTTCTTCCTGAACTCCCTGGCTCAGGACGGTAACGGTGACAAGCAAATTACCCTGAAATTGCAGAAGTGGAGTTCACTGGCAGTCGTGCTGTTCGCCCTGACGGTCACCTTCGCCTCGTTCGACTGGTTGATGTCGCTCGATCCGCATTGGTTCAGCACGATTTTCGGCGTCTATTTCTTTGCCGGAAGTGCCCTGAGCTTCTTCGCATTCATGACGGTCGTCATCTTCCTGCTCCAGCAGGATGGCAAGATGGCTAACATCGTGACCAAAGAGCATTACCATGACCTCGGTAAGTACACCTTCGGTTTTACTCTCTTCTGGGGTTACATTGCTTTTAGCCAGTTCCTGCTGATCTGGTATGCGAACATTCCGGAAGAAACGGGCTGGTACCTGCGTCGTCAAGAGAATGGCTGGGCGATCGTAGCCATCATGCTGATCTTCGGCCACTTCTTCATTCCATTCTTCGGCGTCATGTCGCGACATATTCGCCGCAACAAGTATATTCTGACTGGGTGGGCAGTGTTCATTCTGGTTATGCACTATGTAGACCTTTACTACATTGTTATGCCCCAGGTTGCCCATGGAACGGCTGCTCCAAATTTTGGCCTCATTGATGTGTGCTGTATCGTCGGAATTGGCGGTTTATACATTAGCTCGTTGATCTGGTTCGCCACCGATAAGCCGTTGGTTCCCGTTAAGGACCCACGTCTGAGCGAATCGTTGGCACTACAGAATCATTAA